The following proteins are co-located in the Streptomyces spinoverrucosus genome:
- a CDS encoding alpha-ketoglutarate-dependent dioxygenase AlkB produces the protein MTTHLQGSLFDQTDEVRLGPLDGLRRTALGSGAWIDVLPGWLSGSDALFEQLAAEVPWRAERRKMYDHVVDVPRLLAYYHADDPLPHPVLAEARDALSAHYAKELGEPFATAGLCYYRDGRDSVAWHGDRIGRGAREDTMVAILSVGAPRYLLLRPMHGGGETVRRPLGHGDLIVMGGSCQRTWEHCVPKSTRAAGPRISIQFRPHGVN, from the coding sequence ATGACCACGCACCTCCAGGGCTCGCTCTTCGACCAGACCGACGAGGTCCGGCTCGGCCCGCTGGACGGGCTGCGCCGCACCGCGCTCGGCTCCGGCGCCTGGATCGACGTACTGCCGGGGTGGCTGAGCGGGTCCGACGCGCTGTTCGAACAGCTGGCGGCCGAGGTGCCGTGGCGGGCCGAGCGCCGCAAGATGTACGACCACGTCGTCGACGTGCCTCGGCTGCTGGCGTACTACCACGCGGACGACCCGCTGCCGCACCCGGTGCTGGCCGAGGCGCGGGACGCGCTGTCCGCGCACTACGCCAAGGAGTTGGGCGAGCCGTTCGCCACGGCGGGGCTGTGCTACTACCGCGACGGACGGGACAGCGTCGCCTGGCACGGCGACCGGATCGGGCGCGGCGCCCGCGAGGACACGATGGTCGCGATCCTCTCCGTCGGCGCACCCCGTTACCTGCTGCTGCGTCCGATGCACGGCGGCGGCGAGACCGTCCGCCGCCCGCTCGGGCACGGCGACCTGATCGTGATGGGCGGCTCCTGCCAGCGGACGTGGGAGCACTGCGTACCGAAGTCCACGCGGGCGGCGGGGCCACGGATCAGCATCCAGTTCCGCCCGCACGGCGTGAACTGA
- a CDS encoding TetR/AcrR family transcriptional regulator, whose translation MERTAGRVTRRRVRTRANLLDAAFEVFAAKGFGRVSIEEVCEAAGYSRGAFYSNFASLDELFFALYRQRAELIAEQVSGALAQDGPDLDVPAAVDRVTEVLLLDLDWLLVKTDFLVHAARDPAVAQTLLEHRARLRGAIAERLARAVPSRTELPAVLGDIDAAAHAVVAAYDGVTTQLLLDKDVEHARVWLKQLLTALLTDGSRTPE comes from the coding sequence ATGGAGCGAACAGCCGGGCGGGTGACCAGGCGCCGGGTCCGCACCCGCGCCAACCTCCTGGACGCCGCGTTCGAGGTGTTCGCGGCCAAGGGCTTCGGGCGGGTGTCGATCGAGGAGGTCTGCGAGGCCGCCGGGTACAGCCGGGGCGCCTTCTACTCCAACTTCGCCAGCCTGGACGAGCTGTTCTTCGCCCTCTACCGGCAGCGGGCCGAGCTGATCGCCGAGCAGGTCTCCGGGGCGCTCGCCCAGGACGGACCGGACCTCGACGTGCCCGCCGCCGTCGACCGGGTCACCGAGGTGCTGCTCCTCGACCTGGACTGGCTGTTGGTCAAGACCGACTTCCTGGTGCACGCCGCCCGCGACCCGGCGGTGGCGCAGACCCTGCTGGAACACCGGGCCCGGCTGCGCGGCGCGATCGCCGAACGGCTCGCCCGGGCAGTCCCGAGCCGCACCGAACTGCCCGCCGTACTGGGCGACATCGACGCCGCCGCCCACGCGGTGGTCGCCGCGTACGACGGAGTCACCACCCAACTGCTGCTGGACAAGGACGTCGAGCACGCGCGCGTGTGGCTCAAGCAACTGCTCACCGCGCTGCTGACCGACGGCAGCCGCACCCCCGAATGA
- a CDS encoding FAD-binding dehydrogenase, which yields MDADVIVVGAGLAGLVAAHELTSRGRRVALVDQENAANLGGQAFWSFGGLFLVDSPEQRRLGVKDSLDLAWNDWQGSAGFDRLDDEDSWAVRWARAYVEFAAGEKRSWLEGHGIKFLPTVGWAERGDLRAHGHGNSVPRFHIAWGTGTGVVEPFVRYARQAARDGLLTFHHRHRVDRLVIEDGTARGVGGTVLADDNSPRGVASNRDPIGDFELTAQAVIVTTGGIGANHEIVRRYWPERLGTPPAEMVTGVPAYVDGRMLDISAEAGVRLVNRDRMWHYTEGLRNWDPIWPGHGIRILPGPSSMWFDALGRRLPDPCLPGYDTLNTLKHLRATEDIAGHDHSWFILTQRIIEKEFALSGSEQNPDITAKDRKAFLRERVLGKGAPGPVAAFLRNGADFVTAPTLEQLVEKMNGLTDKPLLDAEVIRRQIEGRDLQIVNPYSKDAQVQGIRNARRYIGDRLGRVATPHRILDPAAGPLIGVKLHVLTRKTLGGIQTDLDSRALGVDGQPVDGLYAAGEVAGFGGGGVHGYNALEGTFLGGCLFSGRAAGRAAARQSG from the coding sequence ATGGATGCCGACGTCATCGTCGTCGGAGCGGGCCTGGCCGGACTGGTCGCCGCGCACGAACTCACCAGCCGGGGCCGCCGCGTCGCACTGGTCGACCAGGAGAACGCCGCCAACCTCGGCGGGCAGGCCTTCTGGTCCTTCGGCGGGCTGTTCCTCGTCGACTCGCCGGAGCAGCGGCGCCTCGGCGTGAAGGACTCCCTCGACCTCGCCTGGAACGACTGGCAGGGCAGCGCCGGGTTCGACCGGCTGGACGACGAGGACTCCTGGGCGGTGCGCTGGGCGCGCGCCTACGTCGAGTTCGCGGCCGGGGAGAAGCGGTCCTGGCTGGAGGGGCACGGCATCAAGTTCCTGCCCACGGTCGGCTGGGCCGAGCGCGGCGACCTGCGCGCCCACGGGCACGGAAACTCCGTGCCCCGCTTCCACATCGCCTGGGGCACGGGCACGGGAGTCGTGGAGCCGTTCGTGCGGTACGCCAGACAGGCCGCCCGCGACGGGCTGCTGACCTTCCACCACCGCCATCGGGTCGACCGGCTCGTCATCGAGGACGGCACCGCCCGCGGCGTGGGCGGCACAGTGCTGGCCGACGACAACTCCCCGCGCGGCGTCGCCTCCAACCGCGACCCGATCGGAGACTTCGAACTCACCGCCCAGGCGGTGATCGTCACCACCGGCGGCATCGGCGCCAACCACGAGATCGTCCGCCGCTACTGGCCCGAACGGCTCGGCACCCCGCCCGCCGAGATGGTCACGGGCGTCCCGGCGTACGTCGACGGCCGCATGCTCGACATCAGCGCCGAGGCGGGGGTACGGCTGGTCAACCGCGACCGCATGTGGCACTACACCGAGGGCCTGCGCAACTGGGACCCGATCTGGCCCGGCCACGGCATCCGCATCCTGCCCGGCCCGTCCTCGATGTGGTTCGACGCCCTCGGCCGCCGGCTGCCCGACCCCTGCCTGCCCGGCTACGACACCCTCAACACGCTCAAGCACCTGCGCGCCACCGAGGACATCGCCGGCCACGACCACTCCTGGTTCATCCTCACCCAGCGGATCATCGAGAAGGAGTTCGCGCTGTCGGGCTCCGAGCAGAACCCCGACATCACCGCCAAGGACCGCAAGGCGTTCCTGCGTGAACGCGTCCTCGGCAAGGGCGCGCCCGGCCCGGTGGCGGCCTTCCTGCGCAACGGCGCCGACTTCGTGACCGCCCCCACCCTCGAACAACTCGTCGAGAAGATGAACGGCCTGACCGACAAGCCGCTCCTCGACGCCGAGGTGATCCGACGCCAGATCGAGGGCCGCGACCTGCAGATCGTCAACCCCTACAGCAAGGACGCCCAGGTGCAGGGCATTCGCAACGCCCGCCGCTACATCGGCGACCGCCTCGGCCGCGTCGCCACCCCGCACCGCATCCTCGACCCGGCGGCCGGGCCCCTGATCGGCGTCAAGCTGCACGTCCTGACCCGCAAGACGCTCGGCGGCATCCAGACCGACCTCGACTCGCGAGCCCTCGGCGTCGACGGGCAGCCCGTCGACGGGCTGTACGCGGCGGGCGAGGTGGCCGGCTTCGGCGGGGGCGGCGTGCACGGCTACAACGCCCTGGAGGGCACCTTCCTCGGCGGCTGCCTCTTCTCCGGGCGTGCGGCGGGGCGGGCGGCCGCACGGCAGAGCGGCTGA
- a CDS encoding DUF488 domain-containing protein, with the protein MSVRVRRVYEPPESEDGVRVLVDRLWPRGLAKDEARVDEWPKEITPSTELRRWYHAGEGSQEEFARRYEAELAEPEAAELLEYVRELADKGTVTLVTASKNLESGHATVLARLLQS; encoded by the coding sequence ATGAGTGTTCGTGTCCGCCGAGTCTACGAACCCCCGGAATCCGAGGACGGCGTGCGAGTCCTGGTCGACCGGCTGTGGCCGCGCGGCCTGGCCAAGGACGAGGCCCGTGTGGACGAGTGGCCCAAGGAGATCACGCCGTCCACCGAGCTGCGCCGCTGGTACCACGCGGGCGAGGGGTCGCAGGAGGAGTTCGCGCGCCGGTACGAGGCGGAGCTGGCCGAACCCGAGGCGGCCGAACTCCTGGAATACGTAAGGGAGTTGGCGGACAAGGGCACGGTGACGCTGGTGACGGCCTCGAAGAACCTGGAATCCGGCCACGCGACGGTGCTGGCCCGCCTCCTTCAGTCCTGA
- a CDS encoding DUF6098 family protein has protein sequence MSAPDDLPVVRTLAELAGLVERHQGLYVRWSRGPETDLPSVSSTDDLTGVPMTGLSANPLDVEEWWQGRPVELWVARRLYDYAHLPHEKGPGVRPWVLKGRERGRGPDNEPLVADVRPLRWVEDRVIEEARAQVQRQENTWGPLRRTGR, from the coding sequence ATGAGCGCACCGGACGACCTGCCGGTCGTACGCACCCTCGCCGAGCTCGCCGGGCTGGTCGAACGGCACCAGGGCCTGTACGTCCGCTGGTCACGCGGCCCCGAGACCGACCTTCCGTCGGTCTCCAGCACCGACGACCTCACCGGCGTTCCGATGACAGGCCTGTCGGCCAACCCGCTGGACGTCGAGGAGTGGTGGCAGGGGCGGCCGGTGGAGCTGTGGGTGGCACGCAGGCTGTACGACTACGCCCACCTGCCGCACGAGAAGGGCCCCGGCGTCCGCCCCTGGGTGCTCAAGGGGCGGGAGCGGGGCCGCGGGCCGGACAACGAGCCGCTGGTGGCGGACGTCCGACCGCTGCGCTGGGTGGAGGACCGGGTGATCGAGGAGGCCCGGGCGCAGGTGCAACGCCAGGAAAACACCTGGGGCCCACTACGGCGGACGGGGCGCTGA
- a CDS encoding LysR family transcriptional regulator ArgP, translating into MVTELPLDQVRTLLAVVDEGTFEAAAVALHVTPSAVSQRVKALEQRTGRILLMRTKPVRPTESGEVVVRLARQLARLELDARADLGMSGAGEATRVSVAVNSDSLATWFLPALTRVPEELRLCFELRREDQDHTAALLREGRVMAAVTSSSMPVPGCSVRSLGVMRYLAAARPDFAERHLDGPLRERLPDAPVVVFDRRDDLQDAFVRRLRRGSGGASTVRHFVPTSDGFVEAVAAGLGWGVVPEVQAEPLLASGRLVHLAPDRAVDVPLYWQQWKLDSPALAAVAQAVTTAAARALRPG; encoded by the coding sequence GTGGTGACGGAGCTTCCTCTCGACCAGGTGCGTACCCTGCTGGCGGTCGTCGACGAGGGCACCTTCGAGGCGGCCGCCGTGGCGCTGCACGTGACGCCCTCGGCGGTCAGTCAGCGGGTCAAGGCCCTGGAGCAGCGCACCGGGCGGATTCTGCTGATGCGGACGAAGCCGGTGCGGCCGACGGAGTCGGGCGAGGTCGTGGTGCGGCTGGCGCGTCAGCTGGCCCGGCTGGAGCTGGACGCGCGCGCCGACCTCGGCATGAGTGGTGCCGGGGAGGCGACCCGGGTGTCCGTCGCGGTGAACTCCGACTCGCTGGCGACCTGGTTCCTTCCGGCGCTCACCCGGGTCCCCGAGGAGCTGCGGCTCTGCTTCGAACTGCGCCGCGAGGACCAGGACCACACGGCTGCGCTGTTGCGCGAGGGCCGGGTGATGGCCGCGGTGACGTCGTCGTCGATGCCCGTGCCGGGCTGCTCGGTGCGTTCGCTCGGCGTCATGCGGTACCTTGCCGCGGCCCGCCCCGACTTCGCCGAGCGGCATCTGGACGGACCGCTGCGCGAGAGGCTCCCGGACGCGCCGGTCGTGGTCTTCGACCGCCGCGACGACCTCCAGGACGCGTTCGTACGCCGGCTGCGGCGCGGCAGTGGCGGTGCGAGCACCGTACGGCACTTCGTGCCCACCTCGGACGGCTTCGTCGAGGCCGTCGCGGCAGGCCTCGGCTGGGGCGTGGTCCCGGAGGTCCAGGCCGAGCCGCTGCTGGCCTCGGGCCGCCTGGTGCACCTGGCGCCCGACCGCGCGGTGGACGTGCCGCTGTATTGGCAGCAGTGGAAGCTGGACTCGCCCGCGCTGGCGGCGGTGGCGCAGGCAGTGACGACGGCGGCCGCGCGGGCACTCCGCCCGGGGTGA
- a CDS encoding LysE/ArgO family amino acid transporter, with translation MSHALSAAAAGFGTGLSLIVAIGAQNAFVLRQGIRREAVLAVVGICALSDAALIALGVGGVGAVVVAWPGALTVVGWIGGAFLLCYGALAARRVVKPQGALRAEGETAGSRRRAVLTCLAMTWLNPHVYLDTVFLLGSLAADQGALRWTFGIGAVTASLCWFAALGFGARLLSRWLAKPAAWRVLDGLVAATMIVLGVTLIAGS, from the coding sequence ATGTCCCACGCTCTCTCCGCCGCGGCCGCAGGATTCGGCACCGGCCTCTCCCTCATCGTCGCCATCGGCGCCCAGAACGCCTTCGTCCTGCGTCAGGGCATCCGCCGCGAGGCCGTCCTCGCCGTGGTCGGCATCTGCGCGCTCTCCGACGCCGCCCTGATCGCCCTCGGTGTCGGCGGGGTCGGCGCGGTGGTGGTGGCCTGGCCGGGCGCGCTGACCGTGGTGGGCTGGATCGGCGGCGCCTTCCTGCTCTGCTACGGCGCCCTGGCCGCCCGGCGGGTCGTGAAACCCCAGGGGGCGCTGCGCGCCGAGGGGGAGACCGCCGGGTCGCGCCGGCGGGCGGTGCTCACCTGTCTGGCGATGACCTGGCTCAACCCGCACGTCTACCTCGACACCGTCTTCCTGCTGGGCTCGCTCGCCGCCGACCAGGGCGCGCTGCGCTGGACGTTCGGGATCGGTGCCGTGACGGCCAGCCTGTGCTGGTTCGCAGCGCTCGGCTTCGGCGCCCGGCTGCTCAGCCGCTGGCTGGCCAAACCGGCCGCCTGGCGGGTGCTGGACGGACTGGTCGCGGCAACCATGATCGTCCTCGGTGTCACGCTCATCGCCGGGAGCTGA
- a CDS encoding MFS transporter produces MDTSESSTEHPTDDPAPAEPPRRGWRRWAMDTRPLRRPAYRRLWASTVVTAVGSQLTAVAVPKQIYDITGSSAWVGYASLAGLLPLVVFALWGGAVADSMDRRKLLLITNSGIAVTSVLFWLQAATGLDSVVVLMVLLAAQQAFFGLNAPARSASIARLVPAHELSAASALGSTVMQTGLVAGPLLAGALIPVIGLPELYLIDALALCVAVWAVLRLPALPPSAATVARRAGVREIVAGFRYIALHKVLLLSFLADIVAMVLGMPRALFPQLAAETYAPYGEGLALGLLFAAIPIGAVAGGLFSGTFSRARRHGWMVIGAVAAWGVAITGFGLSTSLWVAVAFLAAAGVADMVSMVFRGAILLSAATDEMRGRMQGVFTVVVAGGPRLADVLHGTAGSAFGPRTAVVGGGVLVIATMLTLAAAVPDLRRYRV; encoded by the coding sequence GTGGACACCAGCGAGAGCAGCACCGAGCACCCCACGGACGATCCCGCCCCCGCCGAGCCGCCCCGGCGCGGCTGGCGGCGCTGGGCGATGGACACCCGCCCCCTGCGCCGCCCGGCCTACCGTCGGCTGTGGGCCTCGACCGTCGTCACCGCCGTCGGCAGCCAGCTGACCGCCGTCGCGGTGCCCAAGCAGATCTACGACATCACGGGCTCCTCGGCCTGGGTCGGCTACGCGAGCCTCGCCGGTCTGCTGCCGCTGGTCGTGTTCGCGCTGTGGGGCGGCGCGGTCGCCGACAGCATGGACCGGCGCAAGCTGCTGCTGATCACCAACAGCGGCATCGCCGTCACCTCGGTGCTGTTCTGGCTCCAGGCCGCCACCGGCCTCGACTCGGTCGTCGTCCTGATGGTCCTGCTCGCCGCCCAGCAGGCCTTCTTCGGCCTGAACGCCCCGGCCCGCAGCGCCTCCATCGCCCGGCTGGTCCCTGCCCACGAACTGTCCGCCGCGAGCGCCCTCGGCTCGACGGTGATGCAGACCGGCCTGGTCGCGGGTCCGCTGCTCGCCGGTGCCCTCATCCCGGTCATCGGCCTGCCCGAGCTGTATCTCATCGACGCCCTGGCCCTGTGCGTCGCCGTCTGGGCGGTGCTGCGGCTGCCCGCGCTGCCGCCGAGCGCGGCTACGGTGGCGCGGCGCGCCGGGGTGCGGGAGATCGTGGCGGGCTTCCGCTACATCGCGCTGCACAAGGTGCTGCTGCTGTCCTTCCTCGCCGACATCGTGGCGATGGTCCTCGGCATGCCCCGGGCCCTGTTCCCGCAGCTTGCGGCCGAGACATACGCCCCGTACGGCGAGGGTCTCGCGCTCGGTCTGCTGTTCGCGGCGATCCCGATCGGCGCGGTGGCGGGCGGGCTGTTCTCCGGCACCTTCTCCAGGGCCCGGCGGCACGGCTGGATGGTGATCGGCGCGGTCGCCGCCTGGGGCGTCGCGATCACCGGCTTCGGGCTGAGCACCAGCCTCTGGGTCGCGGTGGCGTTCCTGGCCGCCGCCGGTGTCGCCGACATGGTCTCGATGGTGTTCCGGGGCGCGATCCTGCTGTCCGCCGCGACCGACGAGATGCGCGGCCGGATGCAGGGCGTCTTCACGGTCGTCGTCGCGGGCGGCCCCCGGCTCGCCGACGTCCTGCACGGCACGGCCGGCTCGGCCTTCGGCCCGCGCACGGCGGTCGTGGGCGGCGGCGTACTGGTCATCGCCACGATGCTGACCCTGGCAGCGGCGGTACCGGACCTGCGGCGCTATCGCGTGTGA
- a CDS encoding cyclic nucleotide-binding domain-containing protein has translation MTKATKLLTALPPPQRERLMTLAREVSFPEDSRIFEAGGAADRFWVIRSGAVSLDQQVTSVQRVTVASLGAGDLLGWSWLFPPHQWDFGAEAFSPVRAYEFEAEPVLALCEQDPQLGMSLVRIVAEILAYRLEMTRGQLMEQYTMHRRGGTR, from the coding sequence ATGACCAAAGCGACGAAACTGCTGACCGCCCTGCCCCCGCCGCAGCGAGAGCGCCTGATGACGCTGGCGCGGGAGGTGTCGTTCCCCGAGGACAGCCGGATCTTCGAGGCGGGCGGCGCTGCCGACCGCTTCTGGGTGATCCGCTCGGGTGCGGTCTCCCTCGACCAGCAGGTGACGTCCGTCCAGCGGGTGACCGTGGCCAGCCTCGGCGCGGGCGATCTGCTGGGCTGGTCGTGGCTGTTCCCGCCGCACCAGTGGGACTTCGGCGCGGAGGCGTTCAGCCCCGTGCGCGCCTACGAGTTCGAGGCCGAGCCGGTGCTCGCGCTGTGCGAGCAGGATCCGCAGCTCGGCATGTCGCTGGTCCGGATCGTCGCGGAGATCCTCGCGTACCGGCTCGAGATGACCCGCGGCCAGCTGATGGAGCAGTACACGATGCACCGGCGCGGCGGCACCCGCTGA
- a CDS encoding ATP-binding protein: MSAQQWTEPGGEPADQVRPGRSGVCRPADVRRAVRHAVACRCRATGTPCDEEGLSDALLVASELTTNAILHGGGVTGVDVDVVGHEVRVSVSDRSDRLPVVMSPVDEQGRRRTGGRGWPIVCRLACDVRVADLPTGGKRITAAVPVF, encoded by the coding sequence GTGAGCGCGCAACAGTGGACCGAGCCCGGAGGCGAACCGGCCGACCAGGTCCGCCCCGGCCGAAGTGGAGTGTGCCGTCCGGCCGATGTCCGCCGGGCGGTGCGGCACGCGGTGGCGTGCCGGTGCCGGGCCACCGGCACCCCGTGCGACGAGGAGGGACTCTCGGACGCGCTCCTCGTCGCCTCGGAACTGACCACCAACGCCATCCTGCACGGCGGCGGAGTCACCGGCGTCGACGTCGACGTCGTCGGGCACGAGGTGCGGGTCTCCGTGAGCGACCGAAGCGACCGGCTGCCCGTGGTCATGTCGCCGGTCGACGAGCAGGGGCGACGGCGGACCGGGGGACGCGGCTGGCCGATCGTCTGCCGGCTGGCGTGTGACGTCCGGGTGGCCGATCTGCCCACGGGCGGCAAGCGCATCACCGCGGCCGTGCCCGTTTTCTGA
- a CDS encoding SigB/SigF/SigG family RNA polymerase sigma factor, with protein sequence MLIDMSTSRSGTPDTSAAPAHARRRHDDAPETADLFARLHTLPDGAERDAVRDELVTAWLPMAHRIAGRFRDRGESLEDLKQVAALGLVKAIDRYDPSRGAFESYAVPTITGEVKRHFRDRMWALRVPRRVQELRNKVRLARRELTQNPGAPEPTVTELAAHTGLTEDEVSTGVEALESFSTLSLDAELSGGDDGYSLADTLGAPDGSYDVVVDRESAKQSLRNLPERERAILYMRFFEDMTQSRIADRLGISQMHVSRLISRSCARVRDEALGHRPARPGTHGSTAA encoded by the coding sequence ATGCTCATCGACATGTCGACAAGCCGTTCCGGCACGCCCGACACCTCCGCCGCGCCCGCGCACGCCCGACGGCGCCACGACGACGCTCCCGAGACCGCCGACCTCTTCGCCCGTCTGCACACCCTTCCGGACGGGGCCGAGCGCGACGCCGTGCGGGACGAACTCGTCACCGCCTGGCTGCCCATGGCCCACCGCATCGCCGGTCGGTTCCGCGACCGGGGCGAGTCCCTGGAGGACCTCAAGCAGGTGGCGGCACTCGGGCTGGTGAAGGCGATCGACCGGTACGACCCCTCCCGTGGCGCCTTCGAGAGCTACGCGGTGCCCACCATCACCGGGGAGGTCAAGCGGCACTTCCGGGACCGGATGTGGGCGTTGCGCGTGCCGCGGCGGGTCCAGGAACTGCGCAACAAGGTGCGGCTGGCCCGCCGGGAACTGACCCAGAACCCGGGCGCGCCGGAGCCCACCGTCACCGAGCTCGCCGCGCACACGGGGCTGACCGAGGACGAGGTGAGCACGGGCGTGGAGGCCCTGGAGAGCTTCAGCACGCTGTCCCTGGACGCCGAGCTCTCCGGCGGCGACGACGGATACAGCCTCGCGGACACCCTCGGCGCGCCGGACGGCTCGTACGACGTCGTGGTCGACCGCGAGTCCGCCAAGCAGAGCCTGCGCAACCTGCCGGAACGTGAGCGGGCCATCCTCTACATGCGTTTCTTCGAGGACATGACGCAGAGCCGTATCGCCGACCGGCTCGGCATCTCCCAGATGCACGTCTCCCGCCTCATCAGCCGCAGCTGCGCCCGCGTCCGCGACGAGGCCCTCGGCCACCGCCCGGCCCGCCCCGGCACGCACGGCTCCACAGCGGCCTGA
- a CDS encoding NAD(P)/FAD-dependent oxidoreductase — MDIVTRPRILVVGAGFAGVGCVRRLERRLSADEASVTLVTPYSYQLYLPLLPQVASGVLTPQSIALSLRRSRRYRTRIIPGGAIGVDLKAKVCVIRTITDEIVNERYDYIVLAPGSITRTFDIPGLVDNAFGLKTLAEAAYIRDHVISQLDLADASQDPAERASRLQFVVVGGGYAGTETAACLQRLTHNAVKRYPRLDPRLIRWHLIDIAPKLMPELGEKLGRSAQEVLRRRGIEVSLGVSIEKAGPHEVTFTDGRVVPTRTLIWTAGVAASPLIATLGAETVRGRLAVNAEMNLPGYDGVFALGDAAAVPDQAKDEEGAICPPTAQHAMRQAKRVADNVIATLRNQPMQPYVHKDLGLVVDLGGKDAVSKPLGIELHGLPAQVVARGYHWGALRTNVAKTRVMTNWLLNAAAGDDFVRTGFQARRPAKLKDFEYTDHYLTPEQVRAHVEGKGPATG; from the coding sequence ATGGACATCGTGACACGACCCAGGATCCTGGTGGTGGGCGCGGGCTTCGCGGGAGTGGGGTGCGTACGGCGCCTGGAGCGCCGTCTCTCCGCCGACGAGGCCTCGGTCACTCTGGTGACGCCGTACTCCTACCAGCTCTACCTTCCGCTGCTCCCCCAGGTCGCCTCCGGCGTCCTCACGCCCCAGTCGATCGCGCTGTCCCTGCGCCGCAGCCGCCGGTACCGCACGCGGATCATCCCGGGCGGAGCGATCGGCGTGGATCTCAAGGCCAAGGTCTGTGTGATCCGCACGATCACCGACGAGATCGTCAACGAGCGGTACGACTACATCGTGCTGGCGCCGGGGAGCATCACGCGGACCTTCGACATCCCTGGGCTGGTCGACAACGCCTTCGGGTTGAAGACCCTGGCCGAGGCCGCCTACATCCGCGACCACGTCATCTCGCAGCTGGACCTCGCCGACGCCAGCCAGGACCCGGCCGAGCGGGCCTCGCGGCTGCAGTTCGTGGTGGTGGGCGGGGGATACGCGGGCACCGAGACGGCGGCCTGTCTGCAGCGCCTGACGCACAACGCGGTCAAGCGCTACCCCCGGCTGGACCCGCGCCTCATCAGGTGGCATCTGATCGACATCGCGCCCAAGCTGATGCCCGAACTGGGCGAGAAGCTGGGGCGCAGCGCCCAGGAGGTGCTGCGCCGGCGCGGCATCGAGGTCTCGCTCGGCGTGTCCATCGAGAAGGCGGGCCCGCACGAGGTGACCTTCACGGACGGCCGGGTGGTGCCCACGCGCACCCTGATCTGGACGGCCGGCGTCGCCGCCAGCCCGCTCATCGCCACGCTGGGCGCGGAGACGGTGCGGGGGCGGCTCGCGGTCAACGCCGAGATGAACCTGCCGGGCTACGACGGGGTGTTCGCGCTGGGTGACGCCGCGGCGGTGCCCGACCAGGCCAAGGACGAGGAGGGGGCGATCTGCCCGCCGACGGCGCAGCATGCGATGCGGCAGGCCAAGAGGGTCGCCGACAACGTCATCGCGACACTGCGGAACCAGCCGATGCAGCCGTACGTCCACAAGGACCTCGGCCTGGTCGTCGACCTCGGTGGCAAGGACGCGGTCTCCAAGCCACTCGGCATCGAACTGCACGGCCTGCCCGCCCAGGTCGTCGCCCGCGGCTACCACTGGGGGGCGCTGCGCACCAACGTCGCCAAGACCCGCGTCATGACCAACTGGCTGCTCAACGCGGCCGCCGGCGACGATTTCGTCCGCACCGGCTTCCAGGCCCGCCGCCCGGCGAAGCTCAAGGACTTCGAGTACACCGACCATTACCTGACGCCGGAGCAGGTCCGAGCCCATGTGGAGGGGAAGGGACCGGCGACGGGGTGA
- a CDS encoding STAS domain-containing protein has product MTLAQNPLSVEVSLPREDVALVRVEGYLDVDTATEFQHHLANQLHHGRRHFVLDVSEVPFMDSSGMNIILRIYQETRRSGGSVHVLSPTPPVQRVLDLTGVSITVPVSGSFDEALALIDEQATPAPEA; this is encoded by the coding sequence GTGACTCTTGCCCAGAACCCGCTGTCCGTCGAGGTCAGCCTGCCGCGCGAGGACGTCGCCCTGGTCCGGGTCGAAGGGTATCTGGACGTCGACACCGCTACGGAGTTCCAGCATCACCTGGCCAACCAGCTGCATCACGGCCGGCGTCATTTCGTGCTCGACGTCTCCGAGGTGCCGTTCATGGACTCGTCCGGCATGAACATCATCCTGCGCATCTACCAGGAGACCCGCCGTAGCGGCGGCAGCGTCCACGTCCTGTCCCCCACGCCTCCCGTCCAGCGCGTCCTGGACCTCACCGGGGTCAGCATCACGGTTCCGGTGTCGGGGAGCTTCGACGAGGCGCTGGCCCTGATCGACGAGCAGGCGACGCCGGCCCCGGAGGCCTGA
- a CDS encoding PRC-barrel domain containing protein has translation MTIDRIWSYASGTGHVEGQDLTGFTVDGTDGTLGHVDRLAAPHGMSHLVVDTGVWVFGRSVLVPVGLVTGIDTEQRTVSLACTKSEVKDAPRFRTDSETLDPHYLTTVGDYYTNLPPREPTTT, from the coding sequence GTGACCATCGACAGAATCTGGTCGTACGCATCGGGCACCGGCCATGTCGAGGGCCAGGACCTCACGGGGTTCACCGTCGACGGCACGGACGGCACGCTCGGTCACGTGGACCGGCTGGCCGCCCCGCACGGCATGAGCCATCTGGTCGTGGACACGGGCGTCTGGGTGTTCGGCAGGAGTGTCCTGGTCCCCGTGGGCCTGGTCACCGGGATCGACACCGAGCAACGTACGGTCTCGCTCGCCTGCACCAAGTCGGAGGTCAAGGACGCCCCGCGCTTCCGCACCGACAGCGAGACCCTCGACCCGCACTACCTGACGACAGTCGGTGACTACTACACCAATCTGCCGCCCCGGGAGCCGACCACCACCTGA